From Acetobacteroides hydrogenigenes, one genomic window encodes:
- a CDS encoding 2-oxoacid:ferredoxin oxidoreductase subunit beta, giving the protein MSELCNKYTAQDFKSDQEVRWCPGCGDHAILASVQKALPEVAEALNYTKERFTFVSGIGCSSRFPYYMNTYGFHSIHGRAAAIATGVKVANPKLSVWEITGDGDALAIGGNHFIHAVRRNIDINIILFNNEIYGLTKGQYSPTSKLGIITKTSPFGTVEHPFMPGEIVLGARGTFFARSLDVEVALTKDCMVAAAKHDGTSVVEVLQNCVIFNDGTHAGFVDREVREDRTIVLRHGEPMIFGKNKDKGLVLDVENMNLKVVKLGENGITEKDILVHNAKNPNPGIHMMLVNMKAPELPVALGVIRAVKDSTYDDNVRDQVLDVMKNAKIHSMDELLRSGDTWEVE; this is encoded by the coding sequence ATGTCAGAATTATGCAATAAGTATACAGCCCAAGATTTTAAGAGCGATCAAGAGGTAAGATGGTGCCCAGGTTGCGGCGACCATGCTATTCTAGCCTCAGTTCAAAAGGCGTTGCCAGAGGTGGCCGAGGCGCTTAACTATACCAAGGAACGCTTCACCTTTGTTTCGGGTATTGGCTGCTCTTCGCGCTTCCCCTACTACATGAACACCTACGGTTTCCACAGCATCCACGGTCGTGCTGCGGCAATTGCAACCGGCGTTAAGGTGGCCAACCCTAAGCTATCGGTTTGGGAGATCACCGGCGATGGCGATGCCCTTGCCATTGGTGGTAACCACTTCATCCACGCCGTTCGTCGTAACATCGACATCAACATCATCCTTTTCAATAACGAGATTTACGGTCTTACAAAGGGACAGTACTCGCCAACATCGAAGCTGGGTATCATCACCAAAACTTCGCCATTTGGAACCGTTGAGCACCCATTCATGCCCGGCGAAATCGTTCTTGGCGCACGCGGTACCTTCTTCGCTCGTTCGCTCGACGTAGAGGTTGCCCTTACCAAGGACTGCATGGTGGCCGCCGCTAAGCACGACGGAACATCGGTAGTTGAGGTGCTTCAGAACTGCGTGATCTTTAACGATGGAACGCACGCCGGATTTGTTGACAGGGAGGTGCGCGAGGATAGAACCATCGTCCTTCGCCACGGCGAGCCCATGATCTTCGGCAAGAATAAGGACAAGGGTCTGGTTCTTGATGTCGAAAACATGAACCTAAAGGTGGTTAAGCTGGGCGAAAACGGCATCACCGAAAAGGATATCCTAGTGCACAACGCCAAGAATCCAAACCCCGGAATCCACATGATGCTGGTTAACATGAAGGCTCCTGAGCTTCCTGTTGCCCTAGGCGTGATCCGTGCGGTTAAGGATTCGACCTACGACGATAACGTGCGCGATCAGGTGCTCGATGTGATGAAGAACGCTAAAATCCATAGCATGGACGAGCTGCTTCGTAGCGGCGATACCTGGGAGGTTGAATAG